From the Bacteroidia bacterium genome, the window GGAAAACCCTGTGATAGGTTAATGGCATCATATTCGTTGGCAAGTGCCGACATGACACTGAAAATACTGTTTCCGGTTTTAGGAAGTTTGGATTTTATTAATGCTTGATTTGGTGACATAAAAAGCGGCTATGCTTCAAATGTATATCAATTGCCGATAACAAAAAAGAATTCTGCTTTTTAAGTTCATGCTTTAGTGCTATTGTATTGAGTATAACAGCAAATTGTTTTAAACAACTTTCACTTTCACCAATTTTATTTAAAATTTTGTCAGTTGTAGAATTGAATTCTTTTGTTTATAGTTAGTCGTTTTAAAAAACTTCAATGATGTGATTTCAATATATTTGTTAGCTCAGTTAATGTTTGTTTTTTTGATTGAATGAAATTTTCATCATTTAATTTTTCGGTTTACGGTAAAAGAACCTATTTGGTACTTATCAGTGTATTGATTGGTGCATTGACCACTTTATGTGCAGCCTTATTAAAAGAACAAAAAAAGACAAGGCTTTTATAATGAAGCCGGAAAATAATTGACATTTGAAAACCAACAAAGAATTGCTTGCAAAGCAGGAAGGCATTATTCAAAAAAGCTTTCCTCTTCAAAAAGAAAACTTTAACTCCAAGTCAGGACGAAGGGATTTACATAGGAGCCCAAATTAGCGGCAGGTGTTTCTGTCCTTTGTTACTCATATTTGTCTGGAGTCACTGAAATCATAAACAAAAATTGTCCGCTTCTGTCTTTATAGGAGTAATTCATTGTTGTCTTATGGTCACGCTGAAACTGCATTTGAGGATTTGTCTTGACAGTATTAATAACTATCGGCTCAAGATTGTTTTTCAACTCGTTGGTATCAACTGAAACTTTGTCCATATTAACAAGAGTGTAATTGTATTGAAAAACATTCGGAGGGAGTGCTATTGCATTGTCAAGTCGTGTTTCTGCATCAACCATTATTGGACAAGTTTTGTTTAACTCACTTGCTATTTGCATCATCACTTTGTCGTATGAAGGTGTTTTGAATAAAAACTGTTGAACTGCAAACATTGTCCCAATACCAACAGCTATACCAATTATTCCTTTAACAGATAGCTTCTTTTTTGGAGTAGGTTGTTGAATAGCATTAGTTGTAATTTCTGATTGAACTTTAGGAAGTTCGTAACCGCAACGTGAGCAATATTTGGCAGTTACTAAATTGTCTGTGTCGCAGTGTGTGCATTTAATTTTTTCCATTCGGTTTGTTTTTATTAATCGTTGGCAGTTATGTTATATGATTGTCTGTTCGTCATTTCACCTGTCATGGACGCAAAGGAGCGCGACCTGTCAGTACAAATGTTGATGTGTACTTCGAGCCAGCTCTTGCAAAACTACTTGTTACAGGCTGGGTTTCTGTCTTTCACTATTTATATTAATGTCATTTAATAAATTGGTCAATGTGTTGTTTTGTATATTGTGGTAGGTCAGAGTTATACATACCATACCTCTTTACTTTCATTTCTTTGAACCATTTTCCAAGAACAGCTTTAATAATGTCTTCATCATCTTTGTAACTTGGTGATGGCGAAATTTCAAGCACTAATACTTCCAAATTATTTAAATCGCTTCGTTTAGCAATTAAACCAAAGTCTTGTTTATCTAGTTCTTGTTCCCAATTTTGATTTTTGCGTAAATTGAATTTTGAAATATTCTCTGGCAACAGGTAGGCATATCTATTTCCATTTTGGTCTTTAGAGTCGCGGTGATAAATGTAACCGTCTGTTAATATAACAAGTATATTGCGGTAATTCGGTTTGGTTTCAACGCAATAATCTTTTACATCATTTTTGAAAAACCTCCAAATATCTGAACCTATCCATTTGCTTTGTGATAGCGTTCCATTGTAAATTTTTGTTACACTCTCCGTAAAATTGTTAGTTAAATTATCGTGAACATCCTTTTTCTGTTTACTGCCCATATTGGATAAATCAACAGATAGTTTTTCTGCAAGCAAATTCACATTTGGGTCTTGTGGTTTAGGACTAAAAATTACTTTCAATTTCCCTTTAGCCATAAATGTTCCTCGCATTTCCATATCTTTTACAAACAACTCCGAAAAGTATTTTACAATAGCAATGTCTCTTTCAAAATGCTCTGGTTTTTCTGGATATTTTTTTGGGTCAATTCGGTCTGATAAGTCAAGCAGTAATGTAATATTTAGTTGGTCAGGCTGAACCACTACATTATTAGAAGTTTGCTCTACTTCATTTCTTGACTTATCATTATTTCCTGAACCGCAACTGAACAGAAGCAAAGACGAAAAAATTATTACGTAAATTCTCATATTAATTAGTGTGTATTGTTTCTAAACTATAAAGCGTAACCTTGACAAACTCGTGCGTTAGTTTGTCTGCTTCATCTAAATCGTTATGTGCTTTTCCACTTTGTTTCATCCAAGCCATCCAACCAGTAAGGAAACTAAAAATATCGTGTTCAAACTCTCTCGGTATGATTGAACTTTCAAGGACTTTATTTAGTTTATTTATCTCCTTATTGTTTTCATCAATGGTGTGTGTCATTTTATCAATTTGAACTTCAAAATCTTTTTGTTCTGCTTCTGCATCCTTAATTTGTTTTTCTTTTTCTTGTATAGCAACTTTCACTTTGTCCATTTTAGCATATGATTCCATTACAAAGTCAAATACAAAGCCCCAAATTACATAAACAATAAAACCTGCAAAAATGATAAGCCAAAAGTTGACAGATTGGAAAGCCATTGAAAAAGTGTAGTCGGGTATATTATTAAAACTATTGTCCTTTTTTATGTTGTAAATCTTTTCAGTAATATCATAAGCTAAAATACTATCAAAAATAAAAGTGATAAAAATTAGCATTGCAATCTTGATATACTTAGAATAGTTTTTTTGTTCTTGAAATTTATGAATCAAATAGCCTAAGCCTAAAAACACAAAGGGAATTGTCAGAATTAACGCAAGTTCTGTAACGCCATCATTCATCGCTTTTGATAGTGCTTTGGCATCAAAAATGGAATTGGCAACTCCAATTTCATTTAGTGAAAACTCTTTAAAAAATGCAGAGTAAGAAGCGGAACTATAAAATATGAAAAGATAAACTGTCAAAAACAGAAGAATAATCCCTCCTATAAAAAAACTTGCAGTTCCTGCATCATTGCCTGTTACCTCTTGTGGATTTTTTTTGATGTGTGATAATTCTTCTTTTAAGTTCTCAATTTTCTGCCTTACCCTTGGCAGATATTCTGTTTTTACTTTTTCAATTTTCTTTTTAAGTCGTTCAATATCACCTTTGTATTCTTCAATCTTGATCTTGTATGGTCTTTTGAGTTCATCTTGCTTTGCAATATCATCTTTTATCTCCTGTTTAAAGTCGTGATATATTTTTTGTAAACAAACTCTAAGTCCCGGGGTTGTACCTCCGAGACGACTTGCTTGCTGAAAACCGTAATCAGTATAGGTAATCTTAATCGTTTCTGTTGGTTTTGGAACTGAAACTTCCTCTTTTTTTTCGGTTGTTTCTTTTACAGCAAAAAGTCCTTTTTTTATTTGTGATAAATCCATAATTAAAGATTTTCTGAAACGATTTTAAATATTTCCTCTTTTGAAGTTCCTTTTTGTACTTCGTCTAATAAGAATTCAACTATGGAAGGGATATTATCTTTCTCAAAGCCAAATTTTCTGCAAAACATTGTCATTACTCGTTTTTCATTTTCGTCAATTTTTCCGTCAGCCCAAGCAATTCGTGCAAAGTCATAAAGGCTTTCAATTTTTTCAAGCACACTTTCGGGCGGAGAAAATTTTATAGTGTCTGGACGAACAACAACTTCGTCAATTTCTAACTTTGAAATGCCCTTTTCCTCACCGATTTTGTAAAGTATTTCTAATTCTGTTGTGTCCACTTCAGTGTCTGAAAGTGCCATATGGTAAAGGTTAAGGAAATGTCCTTTTAATGTTGTTTCCAAGTTCATTATTTTTTCGAGTTAATAATTTGTCTGAGCAATTTATACATTATTTGTTGTGTTGTTGCTAACGGTTTCGATTTCTGTCTATTCGTAAATTTGATGCACTGTCACCATAAACTTGCCACTAACGGCAGCCTGTGAAAAAAACAATTTCAAAAACATGTTCAAATATAGGGATAATGTTGAATGTTTAGATAATAAAAATTGACCATAGCCATGCCCATACTAACAGGAATAGGTCGGGAGCAAATCACTTTTTCAAACCTTGAAAGTCAGATGGCTCCAGACAACGAAATCCGTTTTATAAATGCGCTTGTTGAAGAGTACATTTCACCTGACAGGAGCGCAAAGGAGTGCGACTTACTATGCGAAGTCAAAATTTTGTCAGTTGTAGAATTGAAGTCTTTTGTTTATAGTTAGTCGTTTAAAAAACTTCAATGATGTGATTTCAATATATTTGTTAGCTCAGTTAATGTTTGTTTTTTTGATTGAATGAAATTTTCATCATTTAATTTTTCGGTTTACGGTAAAAGAACCTATTTGGTACTTATCAGTGTATTGATTGGTGCTTTGACCACTTTATGTGCAGCCTTATTAAAAAAGGGTGTAATGCTGATGGAGCACATTGCCGAGCATTTGGTTTTTGATTCAGGCTATAGTGAGTTGTTTTTAATTTTACCGGCAATAGGAATATTACTTACGGTTACATTCTGGAAACTGATGAAAATAAAGAATGAACGTAGGGGAATGACGGCAGTGATTTATAATATCTCCAAGCAGTCGAGTGTTGTTGCCAGGCACAAACTGTTTTCACAAATGATCAGCAGTATTTTTACAGTAGGTTTTGGTGGCTCGGCAGGTCTTGAAGCTCCAATTGCATCTACCGGCTCAGCTATAGGAAGCAATATTGCAAGTAAACTGAAATTTTCTACTAAAGAAAGAACATTGTTACTGGCCTGTGGTGCAGCTGCAGGTATTTCAGCTATTTTTAATGCACCTATTGCAGGAGTGGTGTTTGCACTTGAACTTTTGCTCATTGATATGCCGGTGCCTGTTGTGATACCTCTGTTGATCTCAAGTGCTACGGCTGCATTTTTATCGCGATATTTTAATCTCGGTCAGCCTTTTGTTCTCATAACTGACACATGGAATTCAAGTCACATACTCTATTATCTCGCTTTAGCTGCATTGGCAGCCATACTTTCTATTTACTGTATTAAAATATATTTTTTCATCAGCTCAGTATTTTCAAAAATTTTAAACGTGTTTGTTAAGGCATTAATTGGTGGAGCCTCACTTGGATTATTGATATTTTTATTTCCACCTCTTTATGGTGAAGGGTACGACAGTGTTCAATTGTTATTACACAATCAGTCCGATGAAATTTTTAAGAATATTACATTTTTTGAAGCCAATGCCTTGTGGCTGCCAATTCTTGCAGCGCTACTTATGTTTTTTCTTAAAACAGTAGCAACATCATTTACGGTTTTTGGTGGAGGTAATGGAGGAATGTTTGGGTCATCATTATTTACAGGAGCTATGCTGGGCTTTACATTTTCGCGAGTGATAAATATTTTTGGTTGGGCAGAGTTAAATGAAATAAATTTCACCGTAATTGGTATGGCATCATTACTTAGTGGTGTGCTTCAAACACCGCTCACAGCAATTTTTTTGATTGCCGAAATTACCGGAGGCTATGCTTTATTTGTTCCGTTGATGATTACTACATCAATAACGTATTTAGCCACACGATATGTAGAGCCACACTCTGTTTATACCAAACAATTGGCACTTAAAGGCGGACTTATTAATTTAAGTAAAGATAAACAGGTAATGAGTAAAATGAATTTAAGAGATTACTTAGAAACTGATTTGAAAACAATTAATATAAATGCCACTCTTGGCGATTTGATAAAAGCGATTCGTGAAAGTAAACGCAATATTTTTCCTGTGGTGGATACTTTGAATCACTTACAGGGAATTATTTTACTTGATGATGTAAAGAGTGTCATGTTTGATCAGTCGCAATATGGCATTGGTGTTAAAGATTTGATGCAAAGACCACCGTTGGTTTTAGACATTGATGAAGATATGGAACGTGTTTTAGAAAAATTTGAAGAGTATGACGCCTGGAATTTTCCAGTAGTTGAAAAAGGTGTTTATGCAGGCTTTGTGTCTAAGTCTAAGATATTTACTTTCTATAGGCAGCTTCTTATTCAGGAGTCTGATGTGCCTATGCACGATTAGTAATAGATTTAAATTAAAAAAGCCCCTGCAAAGGGGCTTTTTTATAGTTTTCAGAAGATTATTTTTTCTTCTTAGTAGCTGCTTTCTTCTTAGTAGCCGCTTTCTTTTTAGGAGCTGCTTTTTTCTTAGTAGCCGCTTTCTTTTTAGGAGCTGCTTTCTTCTTAGTAGCTGCCTTCTTTTTTGGAGCTGCTTTCTTTTTTGGAGCCGCTTTCTTAGCAGAAACTACTTTTTTCTTAGTAGCCGCTTTTTTCTTAGTGGCTTTCTTTTTAGGAGCTGCTTTTTTCTTAGTAGCCGCTTTCTTCTTAGGAGCTGCTTTTTTCTTAGTAGCAGCTTTCTTTTTTGGAGCAGCTTTTTTCTTTGCAGCTTTCTTTTTTGGAGCAGCTTTTTTAGCTTCTACCATTTCAGCACCTGAAGTGCTTTCAATCATTGAATTGTTCATCATGATGATTATTTATTTATTGGTTATTGATATTGTTATACTCAGCATTTGCTGATAAGTTACATTTTTAGTTTACGTCAACAATTTTCTCTGCCTTATATTCACCGTTTAATAATTTCGATTTTATTTTTCCGAAAGATTCAATTGTATATTTTACATCTTCTAATGTATGCACCGCTGTAGGTATTAACCTAAGCATAATAATACCTTTTGGTACCACAGGATACACAACCATTGAACAGAATATGTCATAGTTTTCACGTAAGTCATATATAAGCTTTGTAGCTTCAGGAATCGTTCCGTTAAGATAAACAGGTGTCACAGGTGATTGTGTTTTCCCAATAGTAAACCCTGCTTGCTTGAGTCCGTTTTGAAGTGCATTAACAATTTCCCAAAGTTTGTTTTTCAGCTGAGGCTGATTTTTAAGTAGCTCAAGTCTTTTTATTGCACCTTCTACTAAAGGCATTGGCAGGCTTTTGGCAAAAATCTGCGAACGCATGTTGTATTTAAAATATTCTATAATCTGAGCATCGCTGGCAATAAAACCACCAATGAGAGCCATGGATTTGGCAAAAGTTCCAAAATAAATATCTACACCATCCTGCACACCTTGTTCTTCACCAGTGCCGGCACCAGTTTTTCCCATAGTACCAAAACCATGTGCATCGTCCACAAATAGTCTGAAGTTGAACTTGCTTTTCAGGGCTACAATTTCTTTAAGCTTACCCTGATCGCCACTCATACCAAAAACACCTTCTGTTATAACTAATATGGCACCACCGGTTTCTTCTGCAAGTTTGGTGGCACGCTCAAGTTGCTTTACAAGATTGTCAATGTCGTTGTGTGGATAAACAAAACGTTTTCCCATGTGCAGGCGAACACCATCAATAATGCAGGCATGAGACTCGGAGTCATATACTATTATATCATGGCGGTCAACCAAACAGTCTATGGCGCTAACCATTCCCTGATATCCGTAGTTTAATAAGATAGCGTCCTCTTTTTGTTCGAATGCGGCAAGTTGTTGTTCTAATAATATATGTCTGTCGGTTTCACCACTCATCATACGGGCACCCATAGGTAATCCTAAACCATATTGGATAGATGCATCGCCATCTGTTTTACGAACTTCAGGATGATTGGCCAAACCCAGGTAATTGTTTAAACTCCAAACCAACTTTTCTTTTCCGCGAAAAATCATTCTATTCGAAATCTCACCTTCAAGTTTTGGAAAAGTAAAATAGCCGTGCGATTCTTTGGCATGCATGCCTAACGGACCACGGTTTTTACTAATCTTGTCAAACAAATCTGTCATAAAAATGCTAAAAAATTTTTTCGCTTTCGCTTTTTAAAATTGTTTCCGAAATATCAACACAATTTTATTTTTGATTACCATGCTACTTAATATTTTTCAACAGAAAAATGTTAACTGCTTTTTTGAAGATAAGAAAATTTTTTTTGGAAAAAAAGTAAACGAAGTAAAAAATAAAAAAACTTTTTGTTTTAAATTTTCAGAGGAGAAAATAAAAGTTGCTGTTGTAATTATTAAAAATTTTTTTTTAGCAAGCATTGATTTTTTATAATGATACGCAAATTTTTATGGAGCATGTTTGTTAATATGTAAACAACCTGAGCACAAAAAAAATTCTTAAAATGGTAATTGTGTGCAAAAGTTTTGATGAAAATCTGTGTTAATGCAAACAAAAAAACAATTCGGTTTTTGTGTTGATGAGTAAAAATTATTTGCGATTAAATTTTTAAAATACGCATTACTGTTTTTGGGATAATGATTCTTGAAAAGGTATTTAATTTTAATACTTAAAACAGATGTAATGCATTTATAAAACAAAAAAGCCGCTTCGTTATCGGAAGCGGCTGTAAGTATCTGCTCTTTAAGATCCTCTTTGTTTCTCTTTGTGTTTAGTGATTTGCCGTTTTAGTGCCTCTACCGATTTGTCGGCAGCCTGCTCAAAAGTGGCGCATTGCTCGCTTGCAAAAAGTACTTTACCGGGCGTGCTGATTTTAATTTCGGCTATTTTATTTTCCTGTGTCACGTTTTTGTCCAAACGTAAAAATACTTCACCGTCTATTATGTGCTCGTAAAACTGTTTTAGTTTGTCAACCTTTTCTTCTACAAAACGAATCAGGTTTTTGTCCGCATCAAAATGGATGGACTGCACTTTAATCTTCATACTCTATTTTGTTTTTAGTACAAAACCCAAGCATTGCCCTTTTGCTGGTGTTTTGTGGTTTTAAATATTCTTTGGGCATTCAAATATTCTGTTTTGAAAAGTAAATATACGAAATCAAGCTTTAGGATGTGCCTGTTTGTAGATGTTTTTTAGTTTATCAATAGTGTTGTG encodes:
- a CDS encoding zinc ribbon domain-containing protein translates to MEKIKCTHCDTDNLVTAKYCSRCGYELPKVQSEITTNAIQQPTPKKKLSVKGIIGIAVGIGTMFAVQQFLFKTPSYDKVMMQIASELNKTCPIMVDAETRLDNAIALPPNVFQYNYTLVNMDKVSVDTNELKNNLEPIVINTVKTNPQMQFQRDHKTTMNYSYKDRSGQFLFMISVTPDKYE
- the raiA gene encoding ribosome-associated translation inhibitor RaiA; this encodes MKIKVQSIHFDADKNLIRFVEEKVDKLKQFYEHIIDGEVFLRLDKNVTQENKIAEIKISTPGKVLFASEQCATFEQAADKSVEALKRQITKHKEKQRGS
- a CDS encoding aminotransferase class I/II-fold pyridoxal phosphate-dependent enzyme, with the translated sequence MTDLFDKISKNRGPLGMHAKESHGYFTFPKLEGEISNRMIFRGKEKLVWSLNNYLGLANHPEVRKTDGDASIQYGLGLPMGARMMSGETDRHILLEQQLAAFEQKEDAILLNYGYQGMVSAIDCLVDRHDIIVYDSESHACIIDGVRLHMGKRFVYPHNDIDNLVKQLERATKLAEETGGAILVITEGVFGMSGDQGKLKEIVALKSKFNFRLFVDDAHGFGTMGKTGAGTGEEQGVQDGVDIYFGTFAKSMALIGGFIASDAQIIEYFKYNMRSQIFAKSLPMPLVEGAIKRLELLKNQPQLKNKLWEIVNALQNGLKQAGFTIGKTQSPVTPVYLNGTIPEATKLIYDLRENYDIFCSMVVYPVVPKGIIMLRLIPTAVHTLEDVKYTIESFGKIKSKLLNGEYKAEKIVDVN
- a CDS encoding chloride channel protein, whose translation is MKFSSFNFSVYGKRTYLVLISVLIGALTTLCAALLKKGVMLMEHIAEHLVFDSGYSELFLILPAIGILLTVTFWKLMKIKNERRGMTAVIYNISKQSSVVARHKLFSQMISSIFTVGFGGSAGLEAPIASTGSAIGSNIASKLKFSTKERTLLLACGAAAGISAIFNAPIAGVVFALELLLIDMPVPVVIPLLISSATAAFLSRYFNLGQPFVLITDTWNSSHILYYLALAALAAILSIYCIKIYFFISSVFSKILNVFVKALIGGASLGLLIFLFPPLYGEGYDSVQLLLHNQSDEIFKNITFFEANALWLPILAALLMFFLKTVATSFTVFGGGNGGMFGSSLFTGAMLGFTFSRVINIFGWAELNEINFTVIGMASLLSGVLQTPLTAIFLIAEITGGYALFVPLMITTSITYLATRYVEPHSVYTKQLALKGGLINLSKDKQVMSKMNLRDYLETDLKTININATLGDLIKAIRESKRNIFPVVDTLNHLQGIILLDDVKSVMFDQSQYGIGVKDLMQRPPLVLDIDEDMERVLEKFEEYDAWNFPVVEKGVYAGFVSKSKIFTFYRQLLIQESDVPMHD